From a single Pseudophryne corroboree isolate aPseCor3 chromosome 6, aPseCor3.hap2, whole genome shotgun sequence genomic region:
- the LOC134934197 gene encoding extracellular calcium-sensing receptor-like, translated as MAKATACSLLEINYWLYFMTPITYVQFRFENYQRVQAIHFAVQEINKNPDFLPNITLGFQIYDSCTVLQRALSGTLQLLSGDGQPLPNYRCRQDVHLAAVIGHSMSTYTIQLAHILGLYQYPQISHFSTSSLLSNRVQFRSFFRTVPSDAFQSQGLAQLVLHFGWTWVGLVATDNDYGQQGIQMIKRDILKAGACVAFTENIITSQQDRNAPHVVGVIKESSATAVVIFSTDIDLVYVLDEMLRQNISGKLWIAGEAWATSPFLSVDKYSRLLVGTIGFALHSESMPGFGDFLNSIHPSMPVGGEWIKIFWEVVFSCKFPDKKNFTASSQSLIHECTGEESLKSLQNSYNDISGLRVTYNIYTAVRVVAKALQDLGNCRNGNGPFANGSCADVRNFQPWQLLHYVKKVHLRMTSGRELFFNKNGDPPALYDIVNWQLSPDGRLQQVTVGSYDTSVTTGNVFIINTSSVQWGTGVKRVPLSVCSSSCPPGFRKVAKRGEPVCCYQCIPCPCGEISNQSDSVDCTKCLWDTWPDPAQDNCVPKTREFLAFEDPLGATLTVTSISSSLVPMAIFGLFIHYKNTPIVRANNYYLSCLLLVSLSLCFLCSLVFIGCPNPQKCLLRQVAFGIVFALCVSCILAKTIMVVIAFKATKPGSCMRKWTTSKVSYFVIVLCIITQSSICVTWLMLSPPFLELKTEIKFGVIIVECNEGSQIAFWSMLGYLTLLATISFIVAFLARTLPDSFNEAKFITFSMLAFLSVWVSYIPASLSSKGKYTVAMEIFAIQSSSWGLVICMFIPKCFIILFRPHMNSREHLMGKEKNQTDKVKKI; from the exons ATGGCTAAAGCAACAGCCTGTAGTTTGCTGGAGATCAATTACTGGCTTTACTTCATGACCCCAATTACCTATGTGCA GTTCAGGTTTGAAAACTACCAGCGGGTCCAGGCAATACATTTTGCAGTGCAGGAGATAAACAAGAACCCAGATTTTCTGCCAAACATCACCTTAGGATTCCAGATCTATGACTCCTGTACAGTCCTGCAGAGGGCGCTGTCAGGGACACTGCAACTACTGAGTGGGGACGGGCAGCCTCTGCCTAATTATCGCTGCCGGCAAGATGTCCATTTGGCGGCAGTGATTGGCCACTCTATGTCTACATACACCATCCAGCTGGCTCACATTCTAGGGCTGTACCAGTATCCACAA ATCAGCCACTTCTCCACAAgctcacttctcagcaaccgtgtaCAGTTCCGCTCCTTCTTTAGAACAGTCCCTAGTGATGCCTTTCAGTCCCAGGGTCTGGCTCAGCTGGTGCTGCATTTTGGGTGGACCTGGGTTGGACTAGTAGCCACTGACAATGACTATGGACAACAAGGTATCCAAATGATCAAGAGAGATATTCTAAAAGCCGGTGCTTGTGTGGCCTTCACAGAGAATATTATTACCAGCCAGCAAGACCGAAATGCCCCACATGTTGTTGGGGTCATTAAAGAATCATCGGCCACAGCAGTGGTCATCTTTTCCACCGATATAGACTTAGTCTACGTTCTTGATGAGATGTTAAGACAAAATATCTCAGGGAAGCTATGGATTGCCGGTGAGGCTTGGGCAACTTCTCCTTTCTTATCAGTAGACAAGTATTCTAGACTTCTTGTTGGAACCATTGGTTTTGCCCTACACAGCGAAAGCATGCCAGGCTTTGGAGATTTCCTCAACAGCATCCACCCATCTATGCCTGTGGGAGGTGAATGGATAAAAATATTCTGGGAGGTAGTTTTTAGCTGTAAATTCCCAGACAAGAAAAACTTCACAGCCTCTTCGCAATCATTAATTCATGAATGTACTGGTGAAGAAAGTCTAAAAAGCCTACAGAACAGTTATAATGATATCTCTGGCTTGAGGGTAACTTATAACATCTACACAGCCGTCCGTGTTGTAGCCAAAGCTCTGCAAGATTTGGGCAACTGCAGGAACGGAAACGGGCCATTTGCTAATGGGTCATGCGCTGATGTCAGGAACTTCCAACCATGGCAG CTATTACACTACGTGAagaaggtgcatctgaggatgaccAGCGGCAGAGAACTCTTCTTCAATAAGAATGgagatccacctgcactgtatgacATAGTGAATTGGCAGCTGAGTCCAGATGGAAGACTCCAACAGGTTACAGTGGGAAGTTATGACACCAGCGTCACCACTGGAAATGTGTTCATCATCAACACTAGCTCTGTACAGTGGGGCACTGGAGTAAAGAGG GTCCCTCTCTCGGTCTGCAGTTCTAGCTGTCCACCAGGATTTAGGAAAGTGGCCAAAAGAGGGGAACCGGTGTGTTGTTACCAATGCATCCCTTGCCCTTGTGGAGAGATTTCCAACCAATCAG ATTCAGTAGATTGTACCAAATGCTTGTGGGATACGTGGCCAGATCCAGCACAAGATAACTGTGTTCCAAAGACCAGAGAATTTCTGGCCTTTGAAGATCCTTTGGGGGCCACTTTAACTGTGACAAGTATCTCCTCATCATTAGTTCCCATGGCAATCTTTGGACTTTTTATTCATTATAAGAACACACCCATTGTCCGAGCCAATAACTATTATTTAAGTTGCCTTCTTCTGGTGTCATTATCCCTTTGTTTCCTCTGCTCGCTGGTTTTTATTGGTTGCCCCAATCCTCAGAAATGTCTTTTACGACAAGTTGCATTTGGCATTGTGTTTGCCCTTTGTGTGTCCTGCATCTTGGCCAAAACCATTATGGTCGTCATAGCCTTCAAAGCCACAAAGCCAGGTAGCTGCATGAGGAAATGGACAACTTCCAAAGTATCCTATTTTGTCATCGTTCTATGTATCATTACTCAATCCTCTATCTGCGTTACGTGGCTGATGTTGTCCCCTCCTTTTCTGGAACTCAAAACAGAAATTAAATTCGGAGTAATCATTGTTGAATGTAACGAGGGGTCACAGATTGCCTTCTGGAGCATGCTGGGATATCTTACTCTTTTGGCCACCATTAGTTTCATAGTTGCCTTCTTGGCCAGGACACTTCCTGACAGCTTCAATGAAGCCAAGTtcatcaccttcagcatgctggcCTTCCTCAGTGTCTGGGTGTCCTACATCCCGGCCTCCCTCAGCTCAAAGGGCAAATACACTGTGGCCATGGAGATATTCGCTATCCAGTCATCGAGTTGGGGTCTGGTTATTTGCATGTTTATACCTAAATGTTTTATTATTCTGTTCAGACCCCATATGAACTCCAGAGAACATCTCATGGGGAAAGAGAAGAATCAGACTGATAAAGTTAAAAAGATCTGA